From Sphingopyxis sp. USTB-05, the proteins below share one genomic window:
- a CDS encoding spermidine synthase produces MQVRELVDTAQIPGGDELRLYRRGGDFIIAIGGNELMNSRMSGSEEALAVMSCERLRSPDDAHLLIGGYGMGFTLRAALAALGPSARITVAELVPAIIDWARGPMAELAAGCLDDRRVELVVGDVAAAIAEGRSRYDAILLDVDNGPDGLVRQANDGIYSAAGLASAKAALRPGGILAIWSAAPDPRFMRRLMAAGFRVDEVTVRARSNGKGARHTIWFAKV; encoded by the coding sequence TTGCAGGTTCGCGAACTAGTCGACACGGCGCAAATCCCGGGAGGCGACGAACTGCGCCTGTACCGGCGCGGCGGTGATTTCATCATCGCAATCGGCGGCAACGAGCTGATGAACAGCCGGATGAGCGGGTCCGAGGAGGCGCTCGCCGTGATGAGCTGCGAGCGGCTGCGGAGCCCGGACGACGCGCATCTGCTGATCGGCGGCTATGGCATGGGCTTTACCCTGCGCGCGGCGTTGGCGGCGCTTGGTCCGTCGGCGCGCATCACGGTGGCCGAGTTGGTCCCCGCGATCATCGACTGGGCGCGCGGACCGATGGCGGAGCTGGCCGCGGGATGCCTGGACGATCGCCGCGTCGAACTCGTCGTCGGCGACGTCGCGGCCGCGATCGCCGAAGGGCGCAGCCGCTATGACGCGATCCTGCTCGATGTCGACAATGGCCCCGACGGGCTGGTCCGGCAGGCGAACGACGGCATATATTCGGCCGCGGGGCTCGCGTCGGCAAAGGCGGCGCTACGCCCCGGCGGCATATTGGCGATATGGTCGGCGGCGCCCGACCCGCGTTTCATGCGGCGTCTTATGGCGGCGGGGTTCCGGGTCGACGAGGTCACGGTGCGCGCGCGCAGCAACGGCAAGGGCGCGCGCCACACCATCTGGTTTGCGAAAGTGTAG
- a CDS encoding DUF5996 family protein yields the protein MSSSEGPAIWPDLCWADWRDTAITLQLWTQIVGKIRLSLTPWLNHGWQVPLYVSARGLTTSPIPVEHELLEIEFDFIVHRLICRTSTGQERELVLEPRSVADFHDRLLGLLADLGIAVRIYGVPNEVPDPIPFARDESHASYDADAAHRFWRALVQVDRVFRLFRSGFLGKASPVHFFWGSFDLAVTRFSGRAAPPHPGGVPGLPDAVTREAYSHEVSSAGFWPGGDTFPEPAFYSYAYPEPSGFRDYPVPAAARFDAGMGEYILPYEAVRTAASPDALLLDFLESTYGAAADAARWDRAALECPMGAPARVRETKEDA from the coding sequence ATGTCATCGAGCGAGGGACCCGCGATCTGGCCCGATCTGTGCTGGGCCGACTGGCGCGACACGGCGATCACGCTGCAGCTATGGACGCAGATCGTCGGCAAGATCCGCCTGTCGCTGACGCCCTGGCTCAACCACGGCTGGCAGGTCCCGCTCTATGTCAGCGCGCGCGGGCTGACGACATCGCCGATCCCCGTCGAGCATGAACTGCTCGAGATCGAATTCGACTTCATCGTCCATCGGCTGATCTGCCGCACCAGCACGGGGCAGGAACGCGAACTCGTCCTCGAACCGCGCAGCGTTGCCGATTTTCACGACCGGCTGCTCGGGCTGCTCGCCGACCTGGGCATCGCGGTACGCATATATGGCGTACCCAATGAAGTGCCCGACCCCATCCCCTTCGCGCGCGACGAAAGCCACGCGAGCTATGACGCCGATGCAGCGCATCGTTTCTGGCGCGCGCTGGTACAAGTCGACCGCGTGTTCAGGCTGTTCCGCAGCGGCTTCCTTGGCAAGGCGAGCCCGGTGCATTTCTTCTGGGGCAGCTTCGACCTTGCGGTCACGCGCTTTTCGGGCCGCGCGGCGCCGCCGCATCCGGGCGGTGTACCGGGGCTTCCCGACGCAGTGACGCGCGAGGCCTATTCGCACGAAGTCAGCAGCGCGGGCTTCTGGCCGGGCGGCGATACGTTCCCCGAGCCGGCCTTTTATTCCTATGCCTATCCCGAACCGTCCGGGTTTCGGGACTATCCGGTGCCCGCCGCGGCACGCTTCGATGCCGGCATGGGCGAATATATTCTGCCCTATGAAGCGGTGCGGACGGCGGCGTCGCCGGATGCACTGCTCCTCGATTTTCTGGAAAGCACCTATGGTGCGGCCGCCGATGCCGCGCGCTGGGACCGCGCCGCGCTAGAATGTCCGATGGGAGCACCGGCGCGGGTGCGCGAGACAAAGGAGGATGCATGA